In the Geobacter sp. FeAm09 genome, one interval contains:
- a CDS encoding DUF4911 domain-containing protein: MACQAPPPVPLSDAVCRYFRVKHRDMVYLKFILEAYEGTNTMSTVDNVAGIIRIAVMPGFVAEMDDLLAELGRRVTMTPVSWEQEGE; encoded by the coding sequence ATGGCGTGCCAAGCCCCTCCCCCCGTCCCCCTGTCCGACGCCGTCTGCCGTTATTTCCGGGTGAAGCACCGGGACATGGTCTACCTCAAGTTCATTCTGGAGGCCTACGAGGGGACGAACACCATGAGCACGGTGGACAATGTGGCCGGCATCATCCGCATTGCCGTCATGCCCGGCTTCGTGGCTGAGATGGACGACCTGCTGGCCGAACTGGGGAGGAGGGTGACCATGACGCCGGTCTCCTGGGAGCAGGAGGGTGAGTGA
- a CDS encoding sodium:calcium antiporter gives MINWLLLLVALGIILLGATVFTNGLEWFGKKMNLSDGAVGSIFAAIGTALPETLVPIIAILFGSKGSGHEIGVGAIIGAPFMLGTLAFCISGIAVMANRKKRDDYPVMRMDTSVMRRDMEYFLTLYALAIAASFLGGHPVIKTFIALALFLVYGGYVLKTLRGGNGTNHEVEEADLDPCYFAPRSHDPHMSIIAFQVLGSLLLIVWGSYIFVGEVQVISARMGISAFVLAMIIAPIATELPEKFNSVIWINKGKDTLAIGNITGAMVFQGAVITAIGILMTEWRLDATALTTVGITFASVGVAYCQIRWKRHLTPGTLLVGGIFYLAFIACIVMRGI, from the coding sequence ATGATCAACTGGTTACTGCTGCTGGTCGCCCTGGGCATCATCCTCCTGGGGGCGACCGTTTTTACGAACGGCCTGGAGTGGTTCGGCAAGAAGATGAACCTGTCGGACGGCGCCGTGGGGAGCATCTTCGCCGCCATCGGCACGGCCCTGCCCGAAACCCTGGTGCCGATCATCGCCATCCTCTTCGGTTCCAAGGGCTCCGGCCACGAGATCGGCGTAGGGGCCATCATCGGCGCCCCCTTCATGCTGGGCACCCTGGCTTTCTGCATCAGCGGGATCGCGGTCATGGCCAACCGCAAGAAACGGGACGACTACCCGGTCATGCGCATGGACACCAGCGTCATGCGCCGCGACATGGAATATTTCCTCACGCTCTACGCCCTGGCCATCGCCGCCTCGTTTTTGGGCGGGCACCCGGTGATCAAGACCTTCATAGCCCTGGCCCTGTTCCTGGTCTACGGCGGCTACGTGCTCAAGACCCTGCGGGGGGGGAACGGCACCAACCACGAGGTGGAGGAGGCCGACCTGGACCCGTGCTATTTCGCGCCCAGATCCCATGACCCCCACATGAGCATCATCGCGTTCCAGGTGCTCGGCTCCCTGCTCCTGATCGTGTGGGGTTCGTACATCTTCGTGGGAGAGGTCCAGGTCATCTCGGCCCGGATGGGCATCTCGGCGTTCGTGCTGGCCATGATCATCGCCCCGATCGCCACCGAACTGCCCGAGAAATTCAACAGCGTCATCTGGATCAACAAGGGGAAGGACACCCTGGCCATCGGCAACATCACCGGCGCCATGGTCTTTCAGGGGGCGGTCATCACGGCCATCGGCATCCTGATGACCGAATGGCGGTTGGACGCCACGGCCCTGACCACCGTGGGCATCACCTTCGCCTCGGTGGGCGTGGCCTACTGCCAGATCCGCTGGAAACGGCACCTGACGCCCGGAACGCTCTTGGTGGGGGGGATTTTCTACCTGGCGTTCATCGCCTGCATCGTGATGAGGGGCATCTGA
- a CDS encoding CapA family protein has protein sequence MKRIASLAITVAILLLAMPLWADGEEIVIGAVGDIMLAGRWTPLLKSRGYDHPFGGVAATLAGSDINLGNLESPIASSGREYTAKKFRFRAEPGVAAAVRKAGFNLVTLANNHSMDFGAAALTETMANLEAAGIAWIGAGENLAEARRAAIFTVKGKKIAFLGYSLTQPVEFFAARRHPGTAPGYEDIFVPDIAQARKEADYVIVSFHWGREGQGMPIPFQRSTAHKAIDAGADVIIGHHPHVLQGIERYGKGIIFYSLGNFTFASTSTTADRSVIIRLRLDDTRREAEILPLDVLYRRVGFQPRLLSGKPAANVIERLNSLSKTLETEIKSHNNSYFVSF, from the coding sequence ATGAAACGGATAGCATCCCTCGCCATAACAGTCGCCATCCTGCTCCTCGCCATGCCGCTGTGGGCCGATGGCGAAGAGATCGTCATCGGCGCCGTCGGCGACATCATGCTGGCCGGGAGGTGGACACCGCTGCTGAAGAGCAGGGGATACGACCACCCCTTCGGCGGGGTGGCGGCGACCCTGGCCGGCAGCGACATCAACCTGGGCAACCTGGAGTCCCCCATCGCAAGCAGCGGCAGGGAATACACCGCCAAGAAATTCCGCTTCCGGGCCGAACCGGGAGTGGCCGCGGCCGTGCGCAAGGCCGGCTTCAACCTGGTCACCCTGGCGAACAATCACAGCATGGACTTCGGCGCGGCGGCGCTGACCGAGACCATGGCCAACCTGGAGGCGGCGGGCATCGCCTGGATCGGTGCCGGCGAGAACCTGGCCGAGGCGCGCAGGGCGGCGATCTTTACCGTCAAGGGGAAGAAAATCGCCTTTCTGGGATATTCCCTGACCCAGCCGGTGGAGTTTTTTGCCGCCCGCCGGCACCCCGGGACCGCACCGGGCTATGAGGACATCTTTGTCCCGGATATAGCCCAGGCCCGCAAGGAGGCGGATTACGTGATCGTCTCCTTCCATTGGGGCCGGGAGGGGCAGGGTATGCCGATCCCTTTCCAGCGCAGCACCGCCCACAAGGCCATCGATGCCGGGGCGGACGTGATCATCGGCCACCATCCCCATGTGCTGCAGGGCATCGAGCGCTACGGCAAGGGCATCATCTTCTACAGCCTGGGCAACTTCACCTTTGCCAGCACGAGCACGACCGCCGACCGGAGCGTCATCATCCGCCTGCGGCTGGACGACACGCGGCGCGAGGCCGAGATACTGCCGCTGGACGTGCTCTACCGGCGGGTGGGGTTTCAGCCCCGGCTGTTGTCGGGGAAACCGGCCGCAAACGTTATAGAACGGTTGAACTCCCTGTCGAAAACGCTGGAAACAGAGATCAAATCCCACAACAATTCGTACTTTGTGAGCTTCTGA
- a CDS encoding MFS transporter: protein MSDAVGRRGRYALALLLAVNLLNYVDRQALYAVFSLIKADLRLSDTALGLLGSAFMLCYMVAAPFFGRLGDRCNRNRLAAGGLFAWSLATMLSGWAPSYRLLLAARSLVGMGEASFGTVSPGLVADFFPRERRGRMLSLFFLAIPVGSALGYILGGSLGQAFGWRRAFMLVGLPGLALAAPLWFLAEPRRGRATPDESPAGEGLAAVLRSFAANRTFVHATLSMAAMTFALGGLAQWVPSFLHRSFSLDVARGNTLFGMLTVVAGIVGTLAGGWLGDRLQRRSAAGYLHVSAAGFLLGAPLAALAILSHSLPLCLAAIFAAELFLFLNTGPLNTVLVNVVAPNRRATGFAITIFTIHALGDAVSPAIIGALSDVWGLAAALLTTPAAILVAALFALLAGRTVAGDQRAAEA from the coding sequence GTGAGTGATGCCGTCGGCCGCCGGGGCCGGTATGCCCTGGCACTGCTTTTGGCGGTGAACCTCCTGAACTACGTGGACCGCCAGGCCCTGTACGCCGTTTTCTCCCTGATCAAGGCGGATCTGCGCCTCTCCGACACCGCCCTGGGTCTCTTGGGCAGCGCCTTCATGCTCTGCTACATGGTGGCCGCGCCGTTCTTCGGCCGGCTGGGGGACCGCTGCAACCGCAACCGCCTGGCCGCCGGCGGCCTTTTCGCCTGGAGCCTGGCCACCATGCTCTCGGGGTGGGCCCCCTCCTATCGCCTGCTTCTGGCGGCCCGCTCGCTGGTGGGCATGGGCGAGGCGAGCTTCGGCACCGTCTCGCCGGGGCTGGTGGCCGATTTCTTCCCCCGGGAGCGCCGGGGGAGGATGCTGTCGCTCTTTTTCCTGGCGATCCCGGTGGGGAGCGCCCTGGGCTATATCCTGGGCGGGTCCCTGGGGCAGGCCTTCGGCTGGCGCCGGGCTTTCATGCTGGTCGGCCTGCCGGGACTTGCCCTGGCCGCGCCGCTATGGTTCCTGGCCGAGCCGCGCCGGGGGCGCGCGACGCCGGACGAATCTCCGGCGGGCGAGGGGCTGGCCGCCGTGCTGCGCAGCTTCGCCGCCAACCGCACCTTCGTGCACGCCACCCTCTCCATGGCGGCCATGACCTTTGCCCTGGGGGGGCTGGCCCAGTGGGTCCCCTCGTTCCTCCACCGCAGTTTCAGCCTGGACGTGGCCCGGGGCAACACCCTGTTCGGCATGCTGACCGTGGTGGCCGGCATCGTCGGGACCCTGGCGGGGGGCTGGCTGGGGGACCGCCTGCAACGCCGCAGCGCCGCCGGCTACCTGCACGTCTCCGCCGCCGGCTTCCTCCTGGGCGCGCCCCTGGCCGCCCTGGCCATCCTCTCCCATTCCCTGCCGCTCTGTCTGGCCGCCATCTTTGCCGCCGAACTGTTCCTGTTTCTCAACACCGGCCCGCTCAACACCGTGCTGGTCAACGTCGTGGCGCCCAACCGGCGCGCCACGGGGTTCGCCATTACGATCTTCACCATCCATGCCCTGGGGGACGCCGTCTCCCCCGCCATCATCGGCGCCCTTTCCGATGTGTGGGGGCTGGCGGCCGCACTCCTGACCACCCCGGCGGCCATCCTGGTCGCGGCGCTCTTTGCGCTTTTGGCCGGCCGTACCGTGGCCGGGGACCAGCGGGCGGCAGAGGCTTAA
- a CDS encoding polysaccharide deacetylase family protein, translating into MADKIVALKVDVDTYAGTRDGVPALLEDMARFGVAATFYFSLGPDNSGKAIRRIFTRKGFLKKMLRTKAPAAYGIKTMLYGTLLPAPMIGAAFPDVLRETERRGHEVGIHCWDHVKWHDYLPWFPKHLTAMELGLAGARFEEILGHRAATTAAPGWTVSPDSLEVQDAMGLSYCSDGRGTRPFYPVMEGRRFRTLQIPTTLPTADEILGEHGITPDNIHDYYLGQLRDGLNVLTIHAELEGGAIRASFVRLLEGFAAAGIRCVTLGEAAGRVSGAPACRLFMGELPGRAGRVAIQGEEVP; encoded by the coding sequence ATGGCTGACAAGATCGTTGCTTTGAAGGTGGATGTGGATACCTATGCCGGGACGCGCGACGGCGTGCCGGCCCTGCTGGAGGACATGGCCCGCTTCGGGGTCGCGGCCACCTTCTATTTCTCCCTGGGGCCGGACAATTCGGGCAAGGCCATCCGGCGGATCTTCACCCGCAAGGGGTTCCTCAAGAAGATGCTGCGCACCAAGGCGCCGGCGGCCTACGGCATCAAGACCATGCTCTACGGCACGCTCCTGCCGGCACCCATGATCGGGGCGGCCTTTCCCGACGTGCTGCGCGAGACGGAGCGGCGCGGCCACGAGGTGGGCATCCACTGCTGGGACCATGTCAAATGGCACGACTACCTCCCCTGGTTCCCCAAGCACCTCACCGCCATGGAGCTGGGGCTGGCCGGCGCCCGGTTCGAGGAGATCCTGGGGCATCGCGCCGCCACCACGGCGGCCCCCGGCTGGACCGTGTCGCCCGATTCCCTGGAGGTGCAGGACGCCATGGGGCTGAGCTATTGCAGCGACGGCCGGGGCACCCGCCCCTTCTACCCGGTCATGGAAGGGCGCCGTTTCCGCACCCTCCAGATCCCCACCACCCTGCCGACCGCCGACGAGATCCTGGGGGAGCACGGCATCACCCCGGACAACATCCACGACTATTACCTGGGGCAGTTGCGGGACGGGCTCAACGTGCTGACCATCCACGCCGAACTGGAGGGGGGCGCCATCCGCGCCTCCTTTGTCCGCCTGCTGGAGGGGTTCGCGGCAGCGGGCATCCGCTGCGTCACCCTGGGGGAGGCCGCCGGCCGGGTTTCCGGCGCGCCGGCATGCCGGCTCTTCATGGGCGAGCTTCCGGGCCGGGCGGGCCGGGTGGCCATCCAGGGGGAAGAGGTCCCGTGA
- a CDS encoding KUP/HAK/KT family potassium transporter: MGLVFGDIGTSPIYTLTVIIALTQPTRENVFGILSLIVWTLMILVNIEYALLAMSLSRKGEGGTIVLREILVRMIKPGRQMVFVTFLSYLGVALLLGDGVITPAISILSAVEGTLLIPALSGLSQGTIILCAAVIALLLFIFQFKGTDKVAKAFGPIMLVWFASLTLSGMISLASFPGIIAAISPHYAIEFLAKNGLAGFFVLSEVILCATGGEALYADMGHLGRKPVKRAWHYVFAALVINYLGQGAFVLQHPHTKNTLFGMVQSQAPMLYIPFLILTIMATVIASQALISGVFSIVYQGITTRILPLLKVDYTSHHLKSQIYIGAVNWLLLALVIMIMLIFRKSDNLAAAYGLAVTGTMTITGIMMVMIFSRTKKKWKVPVALFVVLIDAAFLLSNLHKLPAGGYWSLVLASIPLAAILIWTKGQRALYRALKPLDLETYLMSYEQIYRKGHIAGTGLFFVKEYITIPPYLVHCTIRSNIIYERNVLISIIRTDEPYGLESTLTAGLGTGLDAFEVIAGYMEMFDIEQLLKEKGIQEKVIFYGIEDIATANPVWKIFSAIKKLTPNFVQFNKLPAAKLQGVITRVEM, encoded by the coding sequence ATGGGGCTGGTGTTCGGCGACATCGGTACCAGCCCCATCTATACCCTGACCGTCATCATCGCCCTGACCCAGCCGACCCGGGAGAACGTCTTCGGCATCCTCTCCCTGATCGTCTGGACCCTGATGATTCTGGTCAACATCGAGTACGCCCTCCTGGCCATGAGCCTCTCCCGCAAGGGCGAGGGTGGGACCATCGTGCTGCGCGAGATCCTGGTGCGCATGATCAAGCCGGGGCGGCAGATGGTCTTCGTGACCTTTCTCTCCTACCTGGGCGTGGCCCTGCTCCTGGGGGACGGCGTCATCACCCCGGCCATCAGTATCCTTTCGGCCGTGGAAGGCACGCTCCTGATCCCGGCCCTGAGCGGCCTTTCCCAGGGCACCATCATCCTGTGCGCCGCCGTCATCGCCCTGCTCCTGTTCATCTTCCAGTTCAAGGGGACCGACAAGGTGGCCAAGGCCTTCGGGCCGATCATGCTGGTCTGGTTCGCCTCCCTCACCCTTTCCGGCATGATCTCCCTGGCCTCGTTTCCCGGCATCATCGCCGCCATAAGCCCCCACTACGCCATCGAGTTTCTGGCCAAGAACGGCCTGGCCGGCTTCTTCGTCCTGTCGGAGGTCATCCTCTGCGCCACCGGGGGCGAGGCGCTCTACGCCGACATGGGGCACCTGGGGCGCAAACCGGTCAAGCGGGCCTGGCATTACGTCTTCGCCGCCCTGGTGATCAACTACCTGGGGCAAGGGGCCTTCGTGCTCCAGCATCCCCACACCAAGAACACCCTGTTCGGCATGGTCCAGTCCCAAGCCCCCATGCTCTACATCCCCTTCCTGATCCTGACCATCATGGCCACGGTGATCGCCTCCCAGGCCCTGATCAGCGGGGTGTTTTCCATCGTCTACCAGGGGATAACCACCCGCATCCTCCCCCTGCTCAAGGTGGATTACACCTCCCACCACTTGAAGTCGCAGATCTACATCGGCGCCGTCAACTGGCTCCTTTTGGCCCTGGTGATCATGATCATGCTGATCTTCAGGAAGTCCGACAACCTGGCGGCGGCCTACGGCCTGGCGGTGACCGGCACCATGACCATCACCGGCATCATGATGGTCATGATTTTCTCCCGCACCAAGAAGAAGTGGAAGGTGCCGGTGGCCCTGTTCGTGGTCCTGATCGACGCCGCCTTCCTGCTGTCCAATCTCCACAAGCTCCCGGCCGGCGGCTACTGGTCGCTGGTCCTGGCATCCATCCCCCTGGCGGCCATCCTGATCTGGACCAAGGGACAGCGGGCCCTGTACCGCGCCCTGAAGCCGCTGGACCTGGAAACCTACCTGATGAGCTACGAACAGATCTACCGCAAGGGGCACATCGCCGGAACCGGCCTGTTCTTCGTCAAGGAGTACATCACCATCCCCCCGTACCTGGTGCACTGCACCATCCGCAGCAACATCATCTACGAGCGCAACGTGCTCATCTCCATCATCCGCACGGATGAGCCCTATGGCCTGGAGAGCACCCTGACCGCCGGCCTGGGGACCGGCCTGGACGCCTTCGAGGTCATCGCCGGCTACATGGAGATGTTCGATATCGAGCAGTTGCTCAAGGAGAAGGGGATCCAGGAAAAGGTCATCTTCTACGGCATCGAGGACATCGCCACGGCCAACCCGGTCTGGAAGATCTTCTCCGCCATCAAGAAGCTGACTCCCAACTTCGTGCAGTTCAACAAACTTCCCGCAGCCAAGCTGCAGGGGGTCATTACCCGCGTCGAGATGTGA
- a CDS encoding response regulator — MADDKGTLLPRILVIDDELAIRRFLHTILSNEEFALHEAEGGHSGLAAAAAFRPDVILLDLGLPDLDGIEVIRRIREWSQVPIIVLSVREREDDKVAALDAGADDYLTKPFGVGELLARIRAALRRTLQQAAEPVFTSGGLTLDLNLRRVTVNGAEVPLTPTEYDLLRLLVSHAGKVLTHSQILKQIWGIAYQEQPHVLRVNISNLRRKIEADPARPRHIVTEPGVGYRLKVME; from the coding sequence ATGGCCGATGACAAGGGCACCCTCCTGCCCCGCATCCTGGTGATCGACGACGAACTGGCGATACGCCGTTTTCTCCATACCATCCTGTCCAACGAGGAGTTTGCGCTCCACGAGGCGGAAGGGGGGCATAGCGGGCTGGCGGCGGCAGCCGCATTCCGCCCGGATGTGATCCTCCTGGACCTGGGACTGCCGGACCTGGACGGGATCGAGGTCATCCGGCGCATCCGCGAATGGTCCCAGGTTCCGATCATCGTGCTCTCGGTGCGGGAGCGGGAGGACGACAAGGTCGCCGCTCTGGATGCCGGCGCCGACGACTACCTCACCAAGCCCTTCGGCGTGGGAGAGTTGCTGGCCCGCATCCGGGCCGCCCTGCGCCGCACCCTCCAGCAGGCCGCAGAACCGGTCTTCACCAGCGGCGGCCTCACCCTCGACCTGAACCTCCGCCGGGTGACCGTCAACGGCGCCGAGGTCCCCTTGACCCCCACCGAGTACGACCTGCTCAGACTGCTGGTCAGCCACGCCGGCAAGGTGCTGACCCACAGCCAGATACTCAAGCAGATCTGGGGCATCGCCTACCAGGAACAGCCCCACGTGCTGCGGGTGAACATCAGCAACCTGCGCCGCAAGATCGAGGCGGACCCGGCACGCCCCCGCCACATCGTCACCGAGCCGGGCGTGGGCTACCGGCTCAAGGTCATGGAATAG
- a CDS encoding exo-beta-N-acetylmuramidase NamZ domain-containing protein, translated as MNLKIFARFFQNFGCRVAILCLPVALFFPPQVRAAGEPVVLPGIDVLEQRGFDLLQGKRVGLITNHTGRSRDGRSTIDIINRAPGCRLTALFSPEHGIRGEADDKVPSATDRATGLPVHSLYGATCRPTPEMLRGVDILVFDIQGIGTRFYTYIGTLSLAMRAARDAGIPFVVLDRPNPLGGERVEGAVPAQPLPERSSGCGALTSIHPIPTRHGMTMGELARLFNTEFGIGCRLTVVPMQGWRRAMYYDATGLPWVNPSPNMKSLTAAILYPGPGTLETADLSVGRGTDRSFLAYGAPWVDGAAVARNLAARTIPGIRFAPCSFVPTAAGHPYRGKHCSGVCVTALDRDRLDPPLAGLHLAQAFYETYPGKFKVYEGFGTEVGDREAWPLLRQKGVTPRDVVRRWDRELERFKVVRSGYLLY; from the coding sequence ATGAACCTCAAAATTTTTGCTCGTTTTTTTCAGAACTTCGGATGCCGGGTCGCCATCCTCTGCCTCCCGGTTGCCCTCTTTTTTCCCCCACAGGTGCGTGCCGCCGGCGAGCCGGTCGTCCTCCCGGGCATCGACGTGCTGGAACAACGTGGTTTCGACCTCCTCCAGGGGAAGCGGGTCGGCCTGATCACCAACCACACCGGACGTTCCCGGGACGGCCGCAGCACCATCGACATCATCAACCGGGCCCCCGGCTGCCGCCTGACGGCCCTGTTCAGCCCCGAGCACGGCATCCGGGGCGAGGCGGACGACAAGGTGCCGTCGGCCACGGACCGGGCCACCGGCCTGCCGGTGCACAGCCTCTACGGCGCCACCTGCCGCCCCACGCCGGAGATGCTGCGGGGGGTGGATATTCTGGTCTTCGACATCCAGGGCATCGGCACCCGTTTCTACACCTACATCGGCACCCTCTCCCTCGCCATGCGCGCCGCCCGGGACGCCGGCATCCCCTTCGTGGTCCTGGACCGCCCCAATCCCCTGGGGGGCGAGCGGGTGGAGGGCGCCGTCCCGGCACAGCCCCTGCCCGAGCGGTCCAGCGGCTGCGGCGCCCTCACCAGCATTCACCCCATCCCCACCCGCCACGGCATGACCATGGGCGAGTTGGCGCGGCTCTTCAACACGGAGTTCGGCATCGGCTGCCGTCTGACCGTGGTCCCCATGCAGGGGTGGCGGCGCGCCATGTACTACGACGCCACCGGCCTGCCCTGGGTCAACCCCTCGCCCAACATGAAGAGCCTCACGGCGGCCATCCTCTACCCCGGCCCCGGCACCCTGGAGACGGCCGACCTCTCGGTGGGGCGCGGCACGGACCGCTCCTTTCTGGCCTACGGCGCCCCCTGGGTGGACGGCGCGGCAGTGGCGCGCAATCTGGCGGCGCGCACCATCCCCGGCATCCGCTTTGCCCCGTGCAGCTTTGTGCCGACCGCGGCCGGCCACCCCTACCGGGGCAAGCACTGCTCCGGCGTCTGCGTTACCGCCCTGGACCGGGACCGGCTCGACCCGCCCCTGGCCGGCCTGCACCTGGCCCAGGCCTTTTACGAGACGTATCCCGGGAAATTCAAAGTGTATGAAGGGTTCGGCACCGAGGTGGGGGATCGGGAGGCGTGGCCTTTGCTGCGGCAGAAGGGGGTTACGCCCCGTGATGTGGTTAGGCGGTGGGATAGGGAACTTGAGCGGTTCAAGGTGGTGCGGAGCGGGTATTTGTTGTATTGA
- a CDS encoding B12-binding domain-containing radical SAM protein, translating into MKILFTTLHAKYSHASLALPCLAAYCRTIPDVAVVIREWTTNEPREQLLRHIMAEQADMVAFSCYIWNIEKTLRIASDIKKIAPDTRIVLGGPEASFNIFELMHENPAIDFVIKGEGERVFHRLITTLVKHGGGNLLERSLGEIDNLYFRDGDDITSGPLGKHFLELDTVPSPFEAGLVDLKKPLIYYETSRGCPFSCAFCLSAAEGHVRSFGPERITSDLTLLMGHKVGTIKLVDRTFNFDAQRANRIWDFILEHNRGSHFHFEIAADLLTEENLTLLKRVPPKTFRFEIGVQSASETTLLRVGRTANLGRIFETVQRLRAETAIELHLDLIAGLPGEDFTGFLASLRAVADLNPHVIQIEPLKVLKGSAMREIASRDDYHFSGFPPYTILRNPWLAFADISRIETIGRLLDLFYNHDGFTATLALLRRSIDTASLFDRMARQAGNDNLSGLSTRRVYELFARLAGPLVDDATRRLLHDALFFDYCRHEMPLMGKLPSFAAERQADCTWPAPRDLPNPPDLPADSRVKAFRCTFFRDYRCEEWKNGAVGITFVYASGAGRGLQVLVV; encoded by the coding sequence ATGAAAATCCTCTTTACCACGCTCCACGCCAAATACTCCCACGCATCCCTGGCGCTCCCCTGCCTGGCGGCATACTGCCGCACCATTCCCGACGTAGCGGTCGTCATCCGGGAATGGACCACCAACGAGCCGCGCGAACAGCTCCTGCGCCACATCATGGCCGAGCAGGCGGACATGGTGGCCTTTTCCTGCTACATCTGGAACATCGAGAAGACGCTGCGCATCGCCTCCGACATCAAGAAGATCGCGCCGGACACCCGCATCGTCCTGGGCGGGCCCGAGGCCTCCTTCAACATCTTCGAGCTGATGCACGAGAACCCGGCCATCGATTTCGTGATCAAGGGCGAGGGGGAGCGGGTTTTCCACCGCTTGATCACAACCCTCGTCAAACATGGCGGCGGCAACCTGCTGGAACGCTCCCTGGGCGAGATCGACAACCTGTATTTCCGGGACGGCGACGACATAACCTCGGGCCCGCTCGGCAAACATTTCCTGGAGCTGGACACGGTCCCCTCCCCCTTCGAGGCGGGGCTGGTGGATCTGAAAAAACCGTTGATCTACTACGAGACCTCCCGCGGCTGCCCCTTCTCCTGCGCCTTCTGCCTCTCCGCCGCCGAGGGGCACGTCCGCTCCTTTGGCCCGGAGCGCATCACAAGCGACCTGACCCTCCTCATGGGGCACAAGGTGGGCACCATCAAGCTGGTGGACCGCACGTTCAACTTCGACGCCCAGAGGGCCAACCGGATCTGGGACTTCATTCTGGAGCACAACCGGGGCAGCCACTTCCATTTCGAGATCGCCGCCGACCTTCTGACCGAAGAGAACCTGACCCTGCTGAAACGCGTCCCGCCCAAAACGTTCCGCTTCGAGATCGGCGTCCAGTCGGCCTCGGAAACCACCCTGCTACGGGTCGGCCGCACGGCCAACCTGGGCCGCATCTTCGAGACCGTCCAGCGCCTGCGGGCCGAAACCGCCATAGAACTGCACCTGGATCTGATCGCCGGGCTGCCGGGTGAGGATTTCACCGGTTTTCTCGCCTCCCTGCGCGCCGTGGCCGACCTGAACCCGCACGTGATCCAGATCGAGCCGCTCAAGGTGCTCAAGGGCTCTGCCATGCGGGAGATCGCCAGCCGGGACGACTACCACTTTTCCGGGTTCCCCCCCTACACGATCCTGCGCAACCCGTGGCTCGCCTTTGCCGACATCAGCCGCATCGAAACCATCGGGCGCCTGCTGGACCTGTTTTACAACCATGACGGTTTTACCGCGACGCTGGCCCTGCTGCGGCGCAGCATCGACACCGCCTCCCTCTTCGACCGCATGGCGCGCCAGGCGGGCAACGACAACCTCTCCGGCCTTTCCACCCGGCGCGTGTACGAACTGTTCGCCCGCCTGGCGGGGCCGCTGGTGGACGACGCCACCCGGCGCCTGCTGCACGACGCGCTCTTCTTCGACTACTGCCGCCACGAGATGCCGCTCATGGGCAAGCTCCCCAGCTTTGCCGCCGAACGCCAAGCGGACTGTACCTGGCCGGCCCCGCGCGACCTGCCCAATCCCCCGGACCTGCCGGCGGACAGCCGGGTCAAGGCGTTCCGCTGCACCTTTTTTAGGGATTACCGTTGCGAGGAGTGGAAAAACGGCGCGGTGGGGATTACCTTCGTGTACGCCTCCGGGGCCGGGCGGGGATTGCAGGTGTTGGTGGTGTAG